Genomic DNA from Desulfovulcanus ferrireducens:
AGGTGAGGCCGGAAAAGGATTTGCCGTGGTGGCCAATGAGATCAAAGAGCTTGCCCAGCAGACAGCCAAAGCTACTGAGGAAATTAAGCTTAAAATACTTAGCATCCAGCAAGCTACTGGTATGACTGTTCAGGAGATTGAGGATATAAGCGCAGTAATTAAAGATATTGACGAGATCATAACGAGCATTGCTGCAGCAGTTGAAGATCAATCTGTCACTACTAAAGAAATTGCCAATAATATTGGCGAAGCAGCAGTGGGTATTTCCGAAGTGACTGAAAATGTAGCTGAAAGCTCCTCAACAGCCGAAACCATTGCCAGGGATATCGCTGAGATAAATAGTGCAACCTCAGCCATGATTACTTCTAGCAGCAATGTTCTTTCATTTAGTCAAAATCTTTTAGCTCTAGCTGATAGATTGAATCAGTTGGTCAAACAATATCAGTTAGCTAGAGGTGAAGAACTAGAATGCGAACTACTGAAAAAATGTGGCTTTTTTAAAAAATACGCAGGCTCTAATGAGATTTTGCTCAAAGGTTTTATTAATACATATTGCAAAGGGACAAAAATGGATGAGTGCGAGCGTAAAAAATATCGCAAAAAACATGGAACTCCTCCTCCTGACGATATGATGCCCAATGGAAAGATGAGAAATGAATAGCTAATCAGCAGAAATAGGGGCGGTTCGCGAACTGCCCCTCCAACCGCCAAACCGTTTACCTTTTTCACTCCCCAAGCCTTCCCTTATGAGTCTGTGGCCAAACCCTACTTAAGGGGACAATTTTTCATATTTTTTTTTCAATCCTGATTTCTTTCAAGCTGGTGCAAATGCCTGGACCCATCTAAGGCTTGCTTGCGGGCAGAGCATAATGGTCCACTTGGGATAAATGAACATCTTTTTATTGTCGATAGTTATGGCAAATAGTCCCAAATATTTACCTTTGTCACCCCGATGCTCTGCTTGTCCGCAAGCTTTGCCAAGATGGCTTACCCTGCCCTTTGCAATGCTTTCAAGAAACCAGGATTTCTAATCTGGTAGTAAAAATGGGGTTTGGCCACAGACTCTTCTAACCTCTCCACAACATCATATTTCATTTTCCCATTTTTAGAACCTTCTCTTCCCTGGTCGTCACTTTTTTGCCAAAAAGTTGATAAAATTATTTTAAATTATGTTTATATTTTTTAAGAAAAAA
This window encodes:
- a CDS encoding methyl-accepting chemotaxis protein; this encodes MNSVAAAMEQASTNINTVATASEEISSTISDIAQKTSKAQNVANSAVAKASEASERVNELGQAASEIDKVTETITAIASQTNLLALNATIEAARAGEAGKGFAVVANEIKELAQQTAKATEEIKLKILSIQQATGMTVQEIEDISAVIKDIDEIITSIAAAVEDQSVTTKEIANNIGEAAVGISEVTENVAESSSTAETIARDIAEINSATSAMITSSSNVLSFSQNLLALADRLNQLVKQYQLARGEELECELLKKCGFFKKYAGSNEILLKGFINTYCKGTKMDECERKKYRKKHGTPPPDDMMPNGKMRNE